TCGGCCGCACGCTGCTGATCATCGCCGGGGTGGCGCTGCTCGCCGTCATCGCCGCGGTCCTGCTCGCCGTACGCCAGGCCAACCGGCTCACGTCCCCGCTCACCGACCTCGCGTCCACCGCGGAGCGCCTCGGCTCGGGCGACCCCCGCCCGCGCCACCGCCGCTACGGGGTGGCCGAGCTGGACCGGGTCGCCGACGTCCTCGACTCCAGCGCCGAGCGGATCGCCCGCATGCTGACCGCCGAGCGGCGCCTGGCGGCCGACGCCTCGCACCAGCTCCGTACGCCCCTCACGGCGCTCTCCATGCGCCTGGAGGAGATCACCGTCACCGATGACCTGGACACGGTGAAGGAGGAGGCGACGATCGCCCTCGCGCAGGTCGAGCGGCTCACGGACGTCGTGGAGCGGCTGCTGACCAACTCGCGCGACCCGCGCACGGGGTCCGCGGTCTCCTTCGACCTGGACGAGGTCATCAAGCAGCAGCTGGAGGAGTGGCGCCCCGCCTACCGCAGCGCGGGCCGCGCCATCGTCTCCTCGGGCAAGCGGCATCTGAAGGCCGTGGGCACGCCGGGCGCCGTCGCCCAGGTGCTCGCCGCGCTGATCGAGAACTCGCTCATGCACGGCGGCGGCACGGTCGCGCTGCGCACCCGGGTCACCGGCAACCAGGCCGTCGTCGAGGTCACGGACGAGGGTCCCGGGGTGCCGGGGGACCTGGGGGCGCGGATCTTCGAGCGGACCATCAGCGGCCGCAACTCGACGGGCATCGGCCTCGCGGTCGCCCGCGACCTGGCCGAGGCGGACGGGGGCCGCCTGGAGATGCTCCAGACGAACCCGCCGGTGTTCGGCCTGTTCCTGTCGCGTACGCCGCTGAAGAAGTCGGCGCCGGGTGAGGGGACGGAGACGGTTCGCTAGCCGGCCGGCCGGTGAGCGGCCCCGGTCAGCGGTGGGTGCGCTGGATGTCGGAGCGGCGGTCCTCGCGCCCGTCCCGACCATCACGCCCGTCCCGCCCGTCCCCGGCCTCCAGGAACGATTCGGCGCGGGTGACGGTCTCGCGGCCGGGCATGGTCTTGAAGACCCACGTGCGGTACGACCAGAACCGGAACAGCGTCGCGATGCCGATGCCGACGAACTTGAAGACGTTGCGCTGCAGCGAGCTGTCCCAGCCGAAGCCGTAGATCGCCAGGTACAGGACGCCGTTCTCGATCACCAGGCCGACCGCACTGAACGCCAGGAACAGCGAGAGCTCCCGCGTCCGGCCACTCTTGTCGCGGTCACGGTAGGTGAAGTAGCGGAACCCCACGTAGTTGAACGCGATGGCGATGACCGTGGCGATGACGTTCGCCCGCACCGCCTGAAGGTTCGTGGTGTGCCACAGAAAGTTGGAGACGCCGAAGTTCACCAGGGTTCCGAGCGCGCCCACGGCACCGAATTTGGCGACCTCGCGACCGAGCCGGTCGAGCCGCGCACGCCAAGTGGCAGGTCCGTTCATCGTGCTCGCCCCAGCCCCCGTAGTTCCGATATATCGACCCAGTCATGCTAACCAGGCGGCAGGTCGGGCGCCTGGGGACGCCTAATCCTGGCACCGCGTGGCGGCCGATACCCTGGGGGTGTGACGTTCCCGGTAGTCGGCATGGTCGGCGGGGGGCAGCTCGCTCGTATGACACACGAGGCGGGCATCCCGCTCGGCATCAAGTTCAAGCTCCTCAGTGACACTCCTCAGGATTCCGCGGCGCAGGTCGTCAGCGATGTCGTCATAGGCGACTATCGCGACCTGGACACGCTGCGTGACTTCGCGCGGGGCTGTGACGTGATCACCTTCGATCACGAGCACGTGCCCACGGAGCACCTGCGGGCCCTGGAGGCGGACGGTATCCCCGTGCGCCCCGGACCCGAGGCGCTGGTGCACGCCCAGGACAAGGGTGTGATGCGCGCGAAGCTCACTCAGATCGGCGCTCCCTGCCCGCGCCACCGCCTCGTGAAGGATCCTGCCGATGTGGCGGCCTTCGCGGCGGAGGCCGCCACTGACGGCGATTCCGCCAGTGACGGGTTCCCCGTGATCCTCAAGACGGTGCGCGGCGGCTATGACGGGAAGGGGGTGTGGTTCGTACGGTCCCTGGACGACGCGGCCGAGCCCTTCAAGGCCGGCGTCCCCGTCCTCGCGGAGGAGAAGGTCGACTTCGTACGGGAGCTCGCGGCCAATGTCGTCCGCTCGCCGCACGGCCAGGCCGTGGCCTACCCCGTCGTCGAGTCCCAGCAGGTCGACGGCGTGTGCGACACGGTGATCGCGCCCGCCCCCGGCCTCGACGAGAACCTCGCCCTGCGCGCCGAGCAGCTGGCGCTCGGCATCGCGAAGGAGCTCGGTGTCGTCGGGCACCTCGCGGTCGAGCTCTTCGAGACCCGCGACGGCCGCATCCTGGTCAACGAACTGGCGATGCGCCCGCACAACTCCGGCCACTGGACCCAGGACGGGGCCGTGACCTCGCAGTTCGCGAACCACGTCCGCGCCGTCCTCGACCTCCCCCTCGGCGACCCGCGCCCGCGCGCCCCCTGGACGGTCATGTGCAACGTCCTCGGCGGCGACTACCCGGACATGTACTCCGCGTACCTGCACTGCATGGCCCGCGACCCGAAGCTCAAGATCCACATGTACGGCAAGGACGTGAAGCCCGGACGCAAGGTCGGCCACGTCAACACCTACGGCGACGACCTGGACGACGTGCTGGAGCGCGCCCGTCACGCAGCCGGCTACCTCAGAGGAACGATCACCGAATGAGCACGTCCCCTGTCGTTGGCATTGTCATGGGTTCCGACTCCGACTGGCCCGTCATGGAGGCCGCCGCCCAGGTTCTCGACGAGTTCGAGATCCCCTACGAGGTGGATGTCGTCTCCGCCCACCGCATGCCGCGCGAAATGATCGCGTACGGCGAGCAGGCGGACGGCCGCGGCCTCAAGGCGATCATCGCCGGAGCCGGGGGAGCCGCCCATCTGCCGGGCATGCTCGCCTCCGTGACCCCGCTGCCCGTCATCGGCGTCCCGGTCCCGCTGAAGTACCTCGACGGCATGGACAGCCTGCTGTCCATCGTGCAGATGCCCGCGGGCGTCCCCGTCGCCACCGTCTCCGTCGGCGGCGCGCGCAATGCCGGTCTCCTCGCGGCCCGCATCCTCGCCACGCACGACGAGGAACTCCTCGGCCGCATGCGGGAGTTCCAGCAGGAGCTGAACGACCAGGCCACGGAGAAGGGCAAGCGGCTGCGGGCCAAGGTCGAGGGCACGTCCGGCTTCGGCTTCGGGAAGTGACGGCGATGACCACCTCGCTGGAGCGGGCCCGCGCGATACTCGCCGACTTCCCCGTCGTCGACGGACACAACGACCTGCCGTGGGCGCTGCGCGAGCAGGTCGCGTACGACATCGACGCGCGGGACATCGCCGTCGACCAGAGCGCGCATCTGCACACCGACCTGGCCCGGCTGCGGGCCGGCGGGGTCGGCGCGCAGTTCTGGTCCGTGTACGTGCGCTCGGACATGGCCGGTGACGTGGCGGTCAGCGCCACCCTGGAGCAGATCGACTGCGTCCAGCAGCTGATCGAGCGCTACCCGGCAGACCTGCGCCGCGCGCTGACGGCCGCCGACATGGAGGCCGCCCGCACCGAGGGCCGTATCGCGTCCCTCATGGGCGCCGAGGGCGGCCACTCCATCGACAACTCGCTGGCCACGCTGCGCGCGCTGCACACTCTGGGCGTGCGCTACATGACGCTCACGCACAACGACAACATCGCGTGGGCGGACTCGGCGACGGACGAGCCGGGCGTCGGCGGACTCTCGCCCTTCGGCCACGAGGTCGTACGGGAGATGAACCGGGCCGGCATGCTCGTCGACCTCTCGCACGTGGCGGCGACCACGATGCGGGCCGCGCTCGACACCTCGGTCGCGCCGGTGATCTTCTCCCACTCGTCCTCGCGCGCGGTGTGCGACCACCCGCGCAACATCCCGGACGACGTCCTGGAGCGGCTGCCCGCGAACGGCGGCGTCGCGATGGCCACGTTCGTGCCGAAGTTCGTCCTCCAGGCCGCCGTCGACTGGACGGCCGCCGCGGACGAGAATCTGCGTGCGCACGGCTTCCACCACCTGGACACGTCGCCGGAGGCCATGAAGCTCCACCGCGTGTTCGAGGAGGCGCGCCCGCGCCCGGTCGCCACCGTCTCCACGGTCGCCGACCACCTCGACCACATGCGTGAGGTCGCCGGCGTCGACCACATCGGCATCGGCGGCGACTACGACGGCACGGCGTTCCTGCCGGACGGCCTCGGCGACGTCTCGGGCTACCCGAACCTGATCGCGGAGCTCGTCGACCGCGGCTGGTCGGACCCCGACCTCGCCAAGCTGACCTGGCAGAACGCGGTACGGGTCCTCGGCGCGGCGGAGGACGTGGCCCGGGACGAGCAGTCCCGCCGCGGTCCGTCGAACGCGACGCTGGAGCAGCTCGACGGCTGAACGGCCAGGCTCGAGGGCCCTGGCTCGACGGCTGAACGCCCTGTCCAAAACCTCCGGAGTTCTTCCGCTCCGGAGGTTTTGGCGGCGCGGTGTCGCCCGAACGCGCCGCCCGCCAGGTGGCTGCGGGCCATGCGTGTGACGGTGAGCGTACTGCCGACACCGTCGACGCCCGGAGCTTTGCCATGGCAGACCTGCAGGACGAACTGACCGCCACCGCCGAGATAGGCGAGCTCGACGAGCTCGCCTCACCGACCGAGGAGGCTCCCGAGCCCCCCGCGGACGACACGCTCGCCCGCGCCCGTGCCCTCCTCACGACCCACCCCGTCGCCGACGGCTACTGCGGTCTGCCCGCAACGCTGCGCACCCTGCCCTGGTACGACCTCGAACTGGGCGACAGCTCGGTCGACACCGACCTGCCCCGGCTGCGTGACGGAGGTGTCGGCGCCCTCCTGTGGACGCTGCGCCTGCTGCCCGGCACGGCGCACGCCGAGCACCCGGTCACCGCGGTCCTCGAACAGCTCGACTTCGCCAAGCAGGTCGTGGCCGACCACCCCGAGGGCCTGCGCCTGGCCCGCTCCGCCTCCGAGTCGTGCGACGCCCGCGACTACGGCCGCATCGCCGTCCTCATGGGCCCTGCGCCGGCCGCCGCGATCGGGGCCTCCCTCGCCACGCTGCGCGCCCTGCACACGCTCGGCCTGCGCGTGCTCACCCTCACCGGCACCTCCTGGGCCACGGACGCGGGGCTGACCCGGTTCGGCGACGAGGTGGTGCGCGAGATGCACCGGATCGGCGTCCTCGCCGACCTCACCGGCGCCTCCGTGCGCACGGCCCGCCGGGTCCTCGCCCTCACCAAGGCCCCGGTGATCCTCACCCACTCAGGGGCCCTCGCCCTCAACAGCCACCCCGACAACGTCCCCGACGATCTGCTCGCCGACCTCGGCGCGGCCAAGGGCGTGTGCCTCGTGCCGTGCTCCGCGGAGCGCACAGGATCCGGACTCGGCGACGTCGCCGACCATCTGGACCATGTGCGGCGGGTGGCGGGCCCGGAGTCCGTCGGCCTCTCGGGCGCGTACGACACCGGAGCCGTGCACCCGGACGGCCTCGCCGACGTCTCGCGCTATCCGCACCTCATCGCGGAACTGATCGAGCGGGGCTGGCCGGACTCGGATCTGGCACGCCTCACGTGGGGCAACGTCCAACGCGTGCTGCGCGAGACGGAGTTCGCGGCACGAGCGGCCGCGCTGCGCCGCCCGCCGTCGACGGCGAGGATCGAACTCCTCGACACCTGACGGGCGGCCGGGGGAGCGGACTCAGCAGGCGCACAGGCAGAACGGGTGCCCCGCCGGGTCCGCGTAGACCCTCCAGGTGCGCGAGCGGTCCTCCGCGTCGAGGACCTTCGCGCCCAGGGCCAGCACGCCCTTCTCCGCCGTGTCGAGGTCCTCGACCGTGAGGTCCAGGTGGAACTGCTGCGGCCGGTCGGGCGCGGGCCAGGACGGTGCCGCGAAGTCGGGCGCCGCCTGGAACGCGAGCGGCCGGCCGCCCGGCACCTCCAGGTCGACCCACGTGCCGTCGTCGCTCGTCACGGTGCCGCCGAGCACCTCCGCATAGAAATCGGCGAGCGCGCGCGGGTCGGGACAGTCCAGGACGACGACACCCAGCGTGGCGAGAGCCATGACATCTCCTCGGTGTGAGGGTTACCCGTAGCGGCGTGCATGAGGTAACCGCGTTACTGCATGCTCCCGCAAACGACAGACCCTAGGCGGCGGGACGGCCCATCGCCCGGTACGTCCAGCCCGCCTTGCGCCACAGCACCGGGTCCAGCGCGTTGCGCCCGTCGAGGATCAGCTGTGTGCCGGCCAGCTCACCGAGCGCCGCCGGGTCCAGCTCGCGGAACTCGCGCCACTCCGTCAGGTGCAGGACCACATCCGCGCCCCGCACGGCCGCCTCTGCGGACTCCGCGTAGCCGAGCGTGGGGAACAGGCGCCGCGCGTTGTCCATGCCCTTCGGGTCGTAGACCGTGACCTGGCCGCCCTGGAGGTGGATCTGCCCGGCCACGTTCAGCGCCGGTGAGTCGCGTACGTCGTCGGAGTCCGGCTTGAACGTGGCGCCGAGCACCGCGACCCGCTTGCCCAGGAACGAACCCCCGCCGAGCGCTTCACGGGTCATCTCGACCATCTGGCCCCGGCGCCGCATGTTGATGGAGTCGATCTCGCGCAGGAACGTCAGGGCCTGGTCCGCGCCCAGCTCACCGGCGCGCGCCATGAACGCCCGGATGTCCTTGGGCAGGCAGCCGCCGCCGAAGCCGATCCCGGCCCGCAGGAACTTGGACCCGATCCGCTCGTCGTAGCCGATCGCCTCCGCGAGCTTCGCGACGTCACCGCCCGCGGCCTCGCAGACCTCGGCCATCGCGTTGATGAAGGAGATCTTCGTCGCCAGGAACGAGTTGGCGGCCGTCTTGACCAGCTCGGCCGTCGGGAAGTCCGTCACCACGAACGGCGAGCCCTGCCCGACCGGCGTCGCGTACACCTCGCGCAGGGTCTTCTCGGCGCGGTCGCTGCGCACACCGACCACGATCCGGTCCGGGTGCAGCGTGTCCTGGACGGCGAAGCCCTCGCGCAGGAACTCCGGGTTCCAGGCGAGCTCGACGTCGCCGCCCGCGGGCGCCAGTTCCAGGATGCGGGCCGCGAGGCGCTCGGCGCTGCCGACGGGCACGGTCGACTTGCCGACGACGAGTGCCGGCTTGCTCAGGTGCCGGGCCAGTGACTCCACCGCGGCGTCGACGTACGACATGTCGCAGGCGTACTCGCCGTGCTTCTGCGGGGTGTTCACGCACACGAAGTGGACGTCACCGAACTCGGCGACCTCGGCCCAGTCCATGGTGAAGCGCAGCCGCCCGGTCGATCCCTCGATCCCGGCGACGTGCTTGCGCAGCAGTTCCTCGAGACCGGGCTCGTACATGGGGACCTCGCCCCGCGTGAGCATCTCGATCTTCTCGGGCACGACATCGAGCCCCAGCACCTCGAAGCCGAGTTCGGCCATGGCAGCGGCGTGCGTGGCGCCGAGGTAGCCGGTGCCGATCACGGTGATCTTCAAGGCCATGAGAGAGCTCCAGAGGTGTACGGCTGCAGTGCGGCCCCGAGCATAGTCGGGCGTGACACGGGCACTCACAGGGCACGTTTCCGCTGTCGCGTAGCTCACGTATCCCTCTCGTGGGCAGACGCATAAAATTTGGGTTACTTAACGGTAATTAGCGTCCTTGGAGCGTGAGACACCTTGGCAGGATCGCCCGAATTCGACCTGTACCGTCCGGCCGAAGAGCACGACATGCTCCGCGCGTCCGTGCGGGCCCTGTGCGAGGCCAAGATCGCGCCGTTCGCCGCGGCGGTGGACGAGGAGGCGCGTTTCCCGCAGGAGGCCCTCGACGCCCTCGTCGCGAACGACCTCCAGGCGGTGCACGTACCGGAGGCCTACGGCGGCGCCGGAGCCGACGCCCTCGCGACCGTCATCGTGATCGAGGAAGTGGCCCGCGTCTGCGCGAGCTCCTCCCTCATCCCGGCCGTGAACAAGCTGGGCTCGCTGCCCGTCATCCTCTCCGGCTCCGAGGAGCTGAAGAAGAAGTACATGACGCCCCTCGCCAAGGGCGACGGCATGTTCTCGTACTGCCTCTCCGAGCCGGACGCGGGCTCGGACGCCGCGGGCATGAAGACGCGCGCGGTCCGCGACGGCGACTCCTGGGTGCTCAACGGCGTGAAGCGCTGGATCACCAACGCCGGCGAGTCCGAGTACTACACGGTGATGGCCGTCACCGACCCGACCAAGCGCTCGAAGGGCATCTCCGCCTTCGTCGTCGAGAAGTCCGACGAGGGCGTCTCCTTCGGCGCCCCGGAGAAGAAGCTCGGCATCAAGGGCTCCCCGACGCGCGAGGTCTACCTCGACAACGTTCGCATCCCCGCCGACCGCATGATCGGCGAGGAGGGCACCGGCTTCGCCACGGCGATGAAGACCCTGGACCACACCCGCGTCACCATCGCGGCCCAGGCCCTCGGCATCGCCCAGGGCGCCCTCGACTACGCCAAGGGCTATGTCAGGGAGCGCAAGCAGTTCGGCAAGCCGATCGCCGACTTCCAGGGCATCCAGTTCATGCTCGCCGACATGGCGATGAAGATCGAGGCGGCCCGCGCGCTGACGTACCAGGCCGCGGCCAAGTCGGAGCGCGGCGACGCGGACCTCACCTTCCAGGGCGCCGCGGCCAAGTGCTTCGCCTCGGACGTCGCCATGGAGGTCACCACGGACGCCGTCCAGCTCCTCGGCGGCTACGGCTACACCCGCGACTACCCGGTCGAGCGCATGATGCGCGACGCGAAGATCACGCAGATCTATGAAGGCACGAACCAGGTCCAGCGGATCGTGATGGCCAGGAACCTGCCGTAACAAGGGTTTCGCTGCGCAGGAGATCCTGGGCCGGTACTGACCTGCACAGACACCACGGCCCCCGGCATGCTGCCGGGGGCCGTTCGGGTCTGGATTCCGGTGTGGCCGGTCAGGGCAGGATCTCGACGTACCCGTCGGTTCCGTGCACGCGGATCCGCTGCCCGTCCCGGATCAGCCGGGTGGCCTGCTCCACGCCCACGACGGCCGGCAGGCCGTACTCCCGGGCGATCACCGCGCCATGGGTCATCAGGCCGCCCACCTCCGTCACCAGGCCCGCGATTCCGACGAACAGCGGCGACCAGCTGGGGTCCGTGAAGGCCGTGACCAGGATGTCGCCCGCTTCGAGATCGGCCTTCGCCATGTCGAGGATGACGCGGGCCCTTCCCTCGATGGTCCCGGCGGAGACCGGCACGCCGATCAGGGCGCCGTCCGGTACGTCGTCGCGCCGGTACGCCCCGGTGACGGCCTCACCGTCCGATGTGAGCACCCGGGGCGGGGTGAGCGCGTGGTACGACCGGAACGCGTCCTTGCGCTCCGTGATGAGCCGGTCATCCACCTGGTTCGAGCGCACGGCGTCGTGGAGTTCCTGGAACGTGAGGTAGAAGATGTCCTCCTTCTCAGGAAGCACGCCCGCCTGCACGAGGCGCTCGGCCTCCTCCAGCAGGGCCTGCTTGTAGACGAAGTAGCGGCTGATGATGCCGTACTTGGGGTACTCCCGGTACCCGATGAAGGTTCTGACCCGGTCGATCATCCGCTTGGTCTCGTCGGCCTTCCGGTCCCCGTCCGGCAGGGCCCGCAAGCGGGTCAGCACGTCCTGTTCCTTCTGCTGCGCCTTCTGCCGCCCCTGCTCGAAGCGCTGCTCCGCGGCGCCCGGCCCGAAGTTCCTGACGTTGTCGAGGATCACGGGCACGAGCGTGGTGGGGCGCTCGCGCCAGCGGGGCCTCGTGATGTCGATCTCGCCGACGCAGCGCATGCCGTACCGGTCGAGGTAGGCCTCGATGGCGTCGCGCGCTTCGGTCCCGCCCGCGACTTTCGCCAGCTCGTCCAGGAAGGCTGTGTCCCCGGCGTTCTCGACGCCCTGGAGGAACGCCACCACCTCCGACCGCGGGCGGATCACGTCCGCGACGTCGAGCAGCTCAAGGCCCATCTCCGACGTGATGTTGTCGGGGGCGGACAGGGTGAGCGTGTCAGCCGCGTTCTTCTCGCCCAGCCACTCCTGCAGCTTGTCGTTGAGCCACCACGTGGCCTCCATCCCCGCCATGATCGCCTGAATGCTCAGCGGATCACTGAGGACCCGCTTGTGCTCCTCGAAGGCCTCCAGCAGGAAGTCGAACAGCGCCGGTCCGGTCTTCGTCCGGACGTCGCGCTCCAGGGCGGCGATGGACACCTGACTGCGCTCGATCAGCTTGGTGACGACGGCCGGATCGGTCTCGATCGGGGCGGGCGCACCGCCGGCCGGCGGCCCGCCGGGGCCCGCGTCCGGGAGCGACGGGACGAAATCGTCGCGGTCGAGGACGGTCTCCAGAGCGTTCCTGATCAGCGGATCGCCCTTCCCCATGGCGTCCAGGAGGCCGGCGCGGCTCGCGGGCGAGGCCAGGCGCCGGGTGACGTCGACGAACAGCCTCCCGCCGGCCTCGTGCATCGGCACCATGGCCGTCAGCTGCCACATGGAGAACCCCAGGGGCTTCATGGGGTCGGTCATCATCTGTCCGTGACCGACGGAGACGTAGACGTGATTCTCCTGGTCGCCGGTCTCGGGGACGGGGAACAGCGTCGTGATCGGCCGGCTCTGAACGATCTGGAAGTCATCGTCGACCAGGCACCATTCGATGTCCTGCGGGCGGCCGAAGTGCGCTTCGATCCGTCGCCCGAGCTGCACGAGCCGCAAGGCCTGAGCGTCCGTCAGCGCCGGCTGCTCCTGCCGCTGCGAGTCGACCGCCACTTCCTGCGTACCGCCGGCCGGCAGGGCGTGAACCGCACGCTGTTTGGCGGCGATCGCCTTGGCGACGACTTCGCCGTTTCGCACCTTGAAGACGTCCGGGTTCACCAGGCCGGAGACCAGGGCCTCGCCGAGGCCGAAACCGGCGTCCACGGTGGCGACCTTCCGGTTGCCCGTGACGGGGTCGGCCGTGAACAGGATGCCGGCCGCATGCGGGAAGACCATCTGCTGCACGACCACGGCCATGTGGACCGTACGGTGGTCGATGCCGTTGCGCTGGCGGTAGGTCACGGCCCGCTCGGTGAACAGCGAGGCCCAGCACCGGCTGACGTGCTGGAGGATCGCCGTCGGCCCCATGACGTTCAAATACGTGTCCTGCTGGCCGGCGAAGGAGGCCGTGGGCAGGTCCTCCGCCGTCGCGCTGGACCGGACGGCGTAGGCGGTCTGCTCGCCGGGCTCGCCTCGCCGGCCGAGCGCGCGGGTGATCGCCGCCGCGAGATCGTCCGGGACGGCGATCCCCTCGATGGTCCGGCGGATCTCCGCGCTCTGCGTACGGATCGCCTCCCGGTCGTCCGGGTTCAGACGCGCCAACTGGTCGAGCCGCTCGTCGATCGACGCTTCCGCCATGATCCGCCGGAAGGCGTCCGTCGTCACGCAGAAGCCGGCCGGCACGCGGACGCCTTCGATCCGCGACAGCCCGCCCAGGTGCGCGCCCTTGCCACCGACGACCGCGACCTGCGTCTCGCCGACCTCTTGAAGATCCAACACGTACCGCTCACTCATCGCGTCACCTCCGAGGCGGCCGTGCTCCGTTGTACTGCGGTGGCCGATCGAGTCACCGGGGCCTCTCCCACTCCGTCGAACCTCTTGCCGAGCACCCCGCACCTCCGCGCCGGGCCCCCGCAACTGCAGGCCGCCGATTCTGCGCCATGACCTGGGCCTTGCGGCAAGTCCCCCACTGCGCTATATGTTGAGAGTGGCAAGGAGAGGGCTCTCCTTGCCTTTGTTTTTTGCCGTCCGACGGCAGGCGGGACGACTCTCCAGGAGCAGACCGGACACGGATGGGTGGACGAGCACGGCAACGTGATCGGCGCCGAACGACCGCACAGAAACGGGGCAGTTGGCCCGGGCCGGATCTCTGGCCCGGGCCAACTGCCCCGTTTCTTACGTCAGTTGCCCGACACCGTCACCGGTGCGTCGTCCTTGAGCTCGCCCACCAGCTGCTTGACCTTGGTCTTGTCCCAGACGAGGTTGCCGTTGACGGAGCCGGAGACCGGCATGTTCATCGACTTGCCGTCGCCGCCGGTGACGCCCTTCATGGCGAAGAACATCGAGCCGAGGTCCCACAGGCTCATGTCCTTGTCGACGACGAGCGAGTCGAGGCCCGCGCCCATCGTCGGGTAGAGCTTGAACGGGTTCAGGACCGTCGACGGGGTGGCCACCTGGTGGGCCAGCGCCGACAGGAACGCCTGCTGGTTCTTGGTGCGCTGGAGGTCGCTCGCCGCGAACGCGTGGCGCGTACGGACGAAGGCCAGGGCCTGCTGGCCGTTCAGCGTCTGCTTGCCCTTCTGGAAGTCGGCTCCGGACCACTTGTCCTTGAAGCCCTCCTTCAGGTTCATCTCGACGCCACCGACCGCGTCCACGATCTTCGCGAAGCCGCCGAAGCCGATCTCCGCGTAGTGGTCGATGTGCAGCCCGGTGTTGAACTCGACGGTCCGCACGAGCAGTTCGGGGCCGTCCTCCGCGTACGCGGCGTTGAGCTTCACCTGGCGGCCCTGGTTCGGGTAGAGCTTGCCGGAGTCCGAGCCCTTGTAGGACGGGATGGTGACGTTCGAGTCACGCGGCAGGGAGATCATCGTGCTGCCGTTGTCGCCGGTGTGCAGGATCATCATCGTGTCCGTGCGCTTGCCCTCGGCGGACCCGGTGTGCAGCTTCTTCTTCTCCTCGTCGGACATTCCGGCCCGGCTGTCCGTGCCGACGATGAGGTAGTTGGTGCCCTGGCCGGTCTCGGGCCGTTCTATGACCTTGGAGAGGTCGACGTCGCGGTGGAGCTTGGAGTCGGCCCAGAAGTACGTGCCTATGCTCACACCGAGGAACACGACGACGAGGGTGAGGACGGCCCACTTGATGCGCCGACGCCAGTTCGGCCGCGGCCGCGGGGGCGCGTAACCGTCGGCCGGGTCGTTGTCGTTCGGTACGTAGCCGCTGCCGCCGCGGCGCCCGCCGCCACCGCCGTAGACCTGGCCGGTGTTGTAGCCGCTGTCGTACTGGTCCCCGTAGCCCTCGCCGTACGAGGGCTGCGCCGGCACCGTCGGCCGGGGCGGCGCGGAGCGGCGGGAGCCGCCGCCCTGTCCGCGCTGCACGTGCGGCATCGCGCGGGCGCCCTCGGGGCGCGCGCTGGAACTGCCGCGACCGTAACCGCGGTCGCCGCCGCCCTGACTGTCGCCCCAACCCTCTGGCCAATCATTCATGGCCCCAGTGTGCCGTCCGGTGCTGTGTGCCCCACAAGGGTGGGTGGGGAATCGGACCCGGGCTGTTGCAGAGCTGACACAAAGCAACCCGTGTCCTGCCCGGCATAAGGTGGAGGCCATGACAGACCAGGCCCGCGGCACGGAATCCGAAATTCCGGGTAAGCCGACCTCAGCTTCCCGTACGACGTTGTCGCACATCATGACCCATAACGACACCAACCTGCTCGGAACGGTACATGGTGGCGTGATCATGAAACTGGTCGACGACGCGGCGGGCGCCGTGGCAGGCCGGCACTCCGGCGGACCCGCCGTCACCGCCTCCATGGACGAGATGGCCTTCCTGGAGCCGGTGCGCGTGGGCGACCTGGTCCATGTGAAGGCTCAGGTCAACTGGACGGGCCGGACCTCCATGGAGGTCGGGGTCCGGGTCCTCGCCGAGCGCTGGAACGAGTCGACGCCGGCGCAGCAGGTCGGCTCCGCCTACCTCGTGTTCGCCGCGGTCGACGGCGACGGCAAGCCGCGCTCGGTGCCGCCGGTCCTGCCGGAGAGCGAGCGCGACAAGCGGCGCT
The DNA window shown above is from Streptomyces sp. NBC_01445 and carries:
- a CDS encoding LCP family protein, which gives rise to MNDWPEGWGDSQGGGDRGYGRGSSSARPEGARAMPHVQRGQGGGSRRSAPPRPTVPAQPSYGEGYGDQYDSGYNTGQVYGGGGGRRGGSGYVPNDNDPADGYAPPRPRPNWRRRIKWAVLTLVVVFLGVSIGTYFWADSKLHRDVDLSKVIERPETGQGTNYLIVGTDSRAGMSDEEKKKLHTGSAEGKRTDTMMILHTGDNGSTMISLPRDSNVTIPSYKGSDSGKLYPNQGRQVKLNAAYAEDGPELLVRTVEFNTGLHIDHYAEIGFGGFAKIVDAVGGVEMNLKEGFKDKWSGADFQKGKQTLNGQQALAFVRTRHAFAASDLQRTKNQQAFLSALAHQVATPSTVLNPFKLYPTMGAGLDSLVVDKDMSLWDLGSMFFAMKGVTGGDGKSMNMPVSGSVNGNLVWDKTKVKQLVGELKDDAPVTVSGN
- a CDS encoding acyl-CoA thioesterase encodes the protein MTDQARGTESEIPGKPTSASRTTLSHIMTHNDTNLLGTVHGGVIMKLVDDAAGAVAGRHSGGPAVTASMDEMAFLEPVRVGDLVHVKAQVNWTGRTSMEVGVRVLAERWNESTPAQQVGSAYLVFAAVDGDGKPRSVPPVLPESERDKRRCQEAQIRRQHRLARRRAIMELRQQRAADGIED